The nucleotide window GGATTCAGGTGAGCCCTAAAACATGTTTTCATACTCTCCACTTACTGCCAGGCTGTCTCTTTATAAGTTATATTTAGTTTCTTAAAAAACAATacccagaaaaccccaaacccaaacacagaggggaaaaaaaggcctCTTAAAAAAGACTGCAGCAGGTTTCTGTGGGGTGTGCGTTTCTGCAGACAGTTTCTGTGGGGTGTTTACTTGCTCTAAACAGAGCCAAAAGACTAATCAGAACATTTTGGCCGGGATACAAGAGGCAACTCTGCTTGATagatgttaatttaaaaaaatcccaggtCAAGAGCAACAGAATAACCTTTTCCCCTCAGCTGCCCACAGGTCCCATCCCATCCAAAGGTGCTTTGCAGGGAAGCACCTACTTGCTGTCTGTCCTTTTGTTGTAAAGGAGGAAGTCAGACAGGTCGTGCCACACCTCACTGTCCTCGTACAGGTAGGTCATGGAGGACTGCAGGGAGGGCTGCAGAGTCTCTCTGTGGTACTCAAAGAGCCACAGCACTGTCCCCCACACCAGGGCAGCCACGAGGGGGAAGGGATCCTGCTTGGGCTGTGGGATGTAGCCCTTCTCCACAGCCAGCCGGGACAGGCCGAACAGGATCCGGGACAGCAGGTACATGATGATCTGCAGGGGAGAAACCCAGAGAGCTTTGGGTGAGCAACCTGAGCTCACACAGCAGCCGGGTTAAGCTGAGCTcacacagcagccaggctgagaTTTCAGAAGCCATAATCCACCCAAGAGGGGTGGGAACGATTCACCCGACTTAAAAGCAAACAGGCTGTGGTTCACACACCAACAGTCTGTAAAACCACAAGTGTTTGTTGTCTCCTCTGCATCCTCAAAGTcctgcttctctgctgctgctctaaTTTAGCAATCGACAAGTTAAACTTTAATGCAACACATCTTCGCAGTTGCACAAATTTTTCTTTGCTCAGTTAACGCCACCTCGGAATAgacccagagcagctctgttcACCTGCCAAGCAGATCTGAACTCAGGAGCCTGGACACAGCCTAAAACCAGGCTCAAGAACACTTTGGACTAATCTGCATCTCTGTGTTTTACTCATTAATCTGTGACTGTGTGTTGAGAACCAGCTTTAACTCCAATGTCCCCTGAGCAGCTTTTGTCAGTGTAACCTGTTTAGTTGtcccagaatattctgagttggaagggacccacaaggatcatcaaagtccaactccttgTCAGTTTAACCAGTTTAGTTCAGTGCAGCTCAGTAACTGATCATGTTCCACACTCACAACACTCAAATTCAAGGGTTTAACCCTGCAGTGGGCAGACCAGGAGCAGAGTCAGTGACCACAGCTCAGGCAACAGCTGGGATAACCCAAAAGCTTTGGATCACCTGCCTGCCTCCCTAGGAATTCAGTGCAGCTCTGAAGGTAAATCTGAGCTTTCAGCACTCCAACTGCTCATGGAGGGACACAACCACCTCTGGGACCGGAGTGCAGAGCAGGCAAAACAAGAATCTGTGCAAAGAACATGATAAAAGAGTAATTGCTGCACGGTCAGAACTGCCTGGAACAAGCCACCAACCACTTCCTGGCACActtgctgtttttcctggtCAAAGAAACTTCCAGCGAGTGCATTTACCTGGCTGTTGATGGGATTGTTCTCACCAAACACCAGCCAGCCCCCAATGCAGGCTGCAAGGAAAGCATGGAATGGGAttttcttcccctgcaggcGGGACTGTGCTGCCATGAGCCCCTTGTAGGTGAAGACGAAGTAGGCCAAGTTCCGGGAGTGGGCGTAGGTGGCCTGAGCAATCGCCTTCAGCTTCTCCCTcaaactgaagaaaaggaacagacaattaggagagggaaaaggcaCGACCCCTGCACTCAACTCAGCCTGGTCACTACACCCCTCACCTACACCGACAGCTTGGGCATCCCGCGGAATATCTTGTGAGGGAGGAGAAATCCCCTCACCTCTGATCCCCCCATCAGAGCACAGAGTGCAGACTGTACCTCTGCCTCATTCTCTGAACAGTCAAACagtcctttttttaaaatttttgccTAAATGCAAACCTCTGGCATGAGCAGAGAAAGCCACAACGTGCTCTGCTCTACTCTAGGTTCCCATATTTCCATGGGGAGCAGAGCACTGCTGTTGGCATCTTCTAATTCCTCCCCCATCCACTGGTTCTCACCAACCACCCTATGAGTAGTTAACTCCCCCCAACTATGTATATTTGTGTGTGCTTCACTAATAGAGCAGGCTCAACCACGGCTCACatacctttcttctttttaaaacccCTGGAAACATGAAAAAGAGACAGCTGGAGTGAAAACATTCTAAGCAGTGACGTAAAAAATGCAAGAATTAGGGCTTGTACCTTCCGCTCTTGAACAGGAAAGTCATCACCAGGGCATGAGGGGCACGGATTTTGGCTCCATAGCTGCAAG belongs to Pseudopipra pipra isolate bDixPip1 chromosome 17, bDixPip1.hap1, whole genome shotgun sequence and includes:
- the PXMP4 gene encoding peroxisomal membrane protein 4, whose protein sequence is MAGGAMAGGGGPLRALLRAANKLLQQRRYHAALAVIKGFRNGAVYGAKIRAPHALVMTFLFKSGSLREKLKAIAQATYAHSRNLAYFVFTYKGLMAAQSRLQGKKIPFHAFLAACIGGWLVFGENNPINSQIIMYLLSRILFGLSRLAVEKGYIPQPKQDPFPLVAALVWGTVLWLFEYHRETLQPSLQSSMTYLYEDSEVWHDLSDFLLYNKRTDSK